From the Lysinibacillus fusiformis genome, the window GCCAAGATCATGTAGGCGAAGAAGCGTATGAATTATTTAAACAAGCTGATTTAGGAGACATCGTAGGTGTGCGCGGTAACGTATTCCGTACACAAGTGGGAGAACTTTCTATAAAGGCTGAGGAATTCACGTTCCTGACAAAAGCGCTACGTCCTATGCCAGAGAAATTCCATGGCTTACAGGATGTTGAGCAACGTTATCGCCAACGTTACCTAGATTTAATGACAAACGAAGATAGCAAAAAAACATTTATCACTCGTTCTAAAATTATCCGTGCAATCCGTAATTATTTAGATAATGCTGGATACTTAGAAGTAGAAACTCCAATGCTTCACACAATTGCTGGTGGCGCAGCTGCTCGTCCATTTATTACGCATCACAATGCACTTGATATGGAATTATATATGCGAATTGCCATCGAATTGCACTTAAAACGTTTAATCGTTGGTGGTTTAGAGAAAGTTTACGAAATCGGACGTGTGTTCCGTAATGAAGGAATTTCTACACGCCACAACCCTGAATTTACAATGATTGAACTATACGAAGCATATGCTGATTATCAAGATATCATGTCTCTAACTGAAAACCTTATTGCACATGTTGCCCAAGAAGTTCTAGGTACAACAACAGTTCAATATGGAGAAGATCAAATTAATCTTGCGGTAGGTTGGAAACGAGTTCACATGGTAGATGCTGTAAAAGAGGCAACGGGTGTAGATTTCTGGCAGCCAATGACAAAAGAACAAGCACAAGCGCTTGCTAAAGAGCATGGAGTAGAAGTGAAGGATGTTCATGAAGTAGGTCATATTATCAATGAATTCTTTGAACAGAAAGTAGAAGAGACACTTGTACAGCCTACATTCGTATTTGGTCATCCAGTAGAAATCTCACCTCTTGCGAAGAAAAATCCAGAGGACGAGCGTTTTACAGATCGCTTTGAGTTATTCATCGTTCGTCGTGAACATGCAAATGCCTTCACGGAGTTAAATGACCCAATCGACCAACGCCAACGCTTTGAAGCGCAATTAGCAGAAAAAGAAGCAGGTAATGATGAGGCACATGAAATGGACAATGATTTCATTGAAGCATTAGAATACGGTATGCCTCCAACAGGTGGTCTAGGTATCGGTATTGACCGCTTAATCATGCTACTAACAAATTCACCATCAATTCGTGATGTATTATTGTTCCCAACAATGCGTCATATTACAAAATAGTAAATTGTAGTGTAGGTTTTTCATAGAGCTATAAAAGAGCAGTAATGTATGAAGAGGAGAATTCACAAGATAAGTGAATTCTCTTCTTTTTGTTCAATGAAAAAAATTAAGTTGTTTAAACGTTGATTAAATTTAGGTTATACTTTTATAGTTCTATGTTTTTCAATACAATAAGTATAAAAAAGAAGTATTTTATTGGGGGCTTATAATGAATTACAAAATTATTAACAAACAAGTATTTGAACAGGCACAATTACGTTCTGTTTCCGATGTTCCATTTACGGAGGAAGAGCTCGAGCATGGTATGAAATTAGTCGTTGCTAAAAAAGACGAGACGCTTACCTTATATTTAGTGGAAATAGATGGCCACAAGAAATTTGAAGTTCGTTGGGATGATTCTTCTGAAATCTTCAGTGGCTGGTATTCCGCATGGGATAATTTCTTATGGTGCTTAAACATAGTCGATCCTCAAAGTAATGACATAAAATAGGGGCATCTTAGAAATAAGCAGGCGCTAAAGTACAGAAGACGTACTTTAGCGCCTGCTTATTTTAGGTTGGGATTGAAGTAACATAGATTGTAGTTACAGTTACAGTTATTATGAAGGAATAAACGATTTTGTATGATTTGTAGTTTTTATCAAGGAAGAAGGACATCTGTAAAAGAATGATCTCTTATATAAAGTAATGAATTTTGTTAGCTACAACTACCAACTTTAAGAGCTATAAAATTATTAGTATTTTAATTTAAAATGTTGAGATTTAATAGAAAGAGATGTATAGTAAAACAAATAATTAAGTAAGAAACGAGAATACGATAATTAAAACTCTCGTAAATGCACAAAATAGCTTATAAAATCAATTTTATTAAAATAAAATTGATTTTATGTAAAAAACACTTGCGAAGTTTTTTATAACGTGATAAATTATTACTTGTCGTTAAGACAACGCAATTAACAACATCGAGCTTCAAAAATGAATTTAAAAAAAGATGTTGACAGAAATAAATGATTATAATATAATTTAAAAGTTGTCTCTGATAATTTTTGAAAAACCTTTTTAAAAAAGTGTTGACAACAAAATGAAGAAATGTTATAATGTAAAAGTTGCTGTCGAAAGATGGTTACGAAATGAACCTTGAAAACTGAACAAGCAAAACGTAATCAATAAAGTTTTAAGTAGCTAGCTTCTGCTAGTGAACGAAACAAAAATTTTGGACATCAAAATTGATGCCAGCAAAACAATTTGAGCTAATCAAATTTCTTTTATGGAGAGTTTGATCCTGGCTCAGGACGAACGCTGGCGGCGTGCCTAATACATGCAAGTCGAGCGAACAGAGAAGGAGCTTGCTCCTTCGACGTTAGCGGCGGACGGGTGAGTAACACGTGGGCAACCTACCCTATAGTTTGGGATAACTCCGGGAAACCGGGGCTAATACCGAATAATTTATTTCACCTCATGGTGAAACACTGAAAGACGGTTTCGGCTGTCGCTATAGGATGGGCCCGCGGCGCATTAGCTAGTTGGTGAGGTAACGGCTCACCAAGGCGACGATGCGTAGCCGACCTGAGAGGGTGATCGGCCACACTGGGACTGAGACACGGCCCAGACTCCTACGGGAGGCAGCAGTAGGGAATCTTCCACAATGGGCGAAAGCCTGATGGAGCAACGCCGCGTGAGTGAAGAAGGATTTCGGTTCGTAAAACTCTGTTGTAAGGGAAGAACAAGTACAGTAGTAACTGGCTGTACCTTGACGGTACCTTATTAGAAAGCCACGGCTAACTACGTGCCAGCAGCCGCGGTAATACGTAGGTGGCAAGCGTTGTCCGGAATTATTGGGCGTAAAGCGCGCGCAGGTGGTTTCTTAAGTCTGATGTGAAAGCCCACGGCTCAACCGTGGAGGGTCATTGGAAACTGGGAGACTTGAGTGCAGAAGAGGATAGTGGAATTCCAAGTGTAGCGGTGAAATGCGTAGAGATTTGGAGGAACACCAGTGGCGAAGGCGACTATCTGGTCTGTAACTGACACTGAGGCGCGAAAGCGTGGGGAGCAAACAGGATTAGATACCCTGGTAGTCCACGCCGTAAACGATGAGTGCTAAGTGTTAGGGGGTTTCCGCCCCTTAGTGCTGCAGCTAACGCATTAAGCACTCCGCCTGGGGAGTACGGTCGCAAGACTGAAACTCAAAGGAATTGACGGGGGCCCGCACAAGCGGTGGAGCATGTGGTTTAATTCGAAGCAACGCGAAGAACCTTACCAGGTCTTGACATCCCGTTGACCACTGTAGAGATATGGTTTCCCCTTCGGGGGCAACGGTGACAGGTGGTGCATGGTTGTCGTCAGCTCGTGTCGTGAGATGTTGGGTTAAGTCCCGCAACGAGCGCAACCCTTGATCTTAGTTGCCATCATTTAGTTGGGCACTCTAAGGTGACTGCCGGTGACAAACCGGAGGAAGGTGGGGATGACGTCAAATCATCATGCCCCTTATGACCTGGGCTACACACGTGCTACAATGGACGATACAAACGGTTGCCAACTCGCGAGAGGGAGCTAATCCGATAAAGTCGTTCTCAGTTCGGATTGTAGGCTGCAACTCGCCTACATGAAGCCGGAATCGCTAGTAATCGCGGATCAGCATGCCGCGGTGAATACGTTCCCGGGCCTTGTACACACCGCCCGTCACACCACGAGAGTTTGTAACACCCGAAGTCGGTGAGGTAACCTTTTGGAGCCAGCCGCCGAAGGTGGGATAGATGATTGGGGTGAAGTCGTAACAAGGTAGCCGTATCGGAAGGTGCGGCTGGATCACCTCCTTTCTAAGGATTATTTCGGAATACAAACCTTGGGTTTGTAAGATTACGTTTTGCGTTCAGTTTTGAAGGTTCATTCTTCTGAATGAATTGCTTCAAAACTTGTTCTTTGAAAACTGGATAAAACGACATTGAAATTGTAACAAACACATTTATTTTTTTAAGTTTTTTATAGGCTTAATAACTTGGTTAAGTTATTAAGGGCGCACGGCGAATGCCTTGGCACTAGGAGCCGAAGAAGGACGGCACTAACACCGATATGCTTCGGGGAGCTGTAAGTGAGCTTTGATCCGGAGATTTCCGAATGGGGGAACCCACTACGTTTAATCGCGTAGTATCTTGACGTGAATACATAGCGTCTTGAAGGCAGACCCAGGGAACTGAAACATCTAAGTACCTGGAGGAAGAGAAAGAAAAATCGATTCCCTGAGTAGCGGCGAGCGAAACGGGAAGAGCCCAAACCAAGAGGCTTGCCTCTTGGGGTTGTAGGACACTCAATACGGAGTTACAAAAGAGCGAGTTAGATGAAGCGACTTGGAAAGGTCCGCCAGAGCAGGTAAAAGCCCTGTAGTCGAAAGTTCGTTCCCTCCTGAGTGGATCCTGAGTACGGCGGAACACGTGAAATTCCGTCGGAATCCGGGAGGACCATCTCCCAAGGCTAAATACTACCTAGTGACCGATAGTGAACCAGTACCGTGAGGGAAAGGTGAAAAGCACCCCGGAAGGGGAGTGAAAGAGATCCTGAAACCGTGTGCCTACAAGTAGTTAGAGCCCGTTAATGGGTGATAGCGTGCCTTTTGTAGAATGAACCGGCGAGTTACGATTACGTGCGAGGTTAAGCTTTAGAAGGCGGAGCCGCAGCGAAAGCGAGTCTGAATAGGGCGAATTAGTACGTGGTCGTAGACCCGAAACCAGGTGATCTACCCATGTCCAGGGTGAAGGTGAGGTAACACTTACTGGAGGCCCGAACCCACGCACGTTGAAAAGTGCGGGGATGAGGTGTGGGTAGCGGAGAAATTCCAATCGAACTTGGAGATAGCTGGTTCTCTCCGAAATAGCTTTAGGGCTAGCCTCGTGATGAGAATACTGGAGGTAGAGCACTGTTTGGACTAGGGGGCCATCCCGGTTTACCGAATTCAGACAAACTCCGAATGCCAGATATTTATACACGGGAGTCAGACTGCGAGTGATAAGATCCGTAGTCAAAAGGGAAACAGCCCAGACCACCAGCTAAGGTCCCAAAGTAATCGTTAAGTGGAAAAGGATGTGGCGTTGCACAGACAACCAGGATGTTGGCTTAGAAGCAGCCATCATTTAAAGAGTGCGTAATAGCTCACTGGTCGAGTGACGCTGCGCCGAAAATGTATCGGGGCTAAACGATTCACCGAAGCTGTGGATTGACATCTACGATGTCAGTGGTAGGAGAGCGTTCTAAGTGCGTTGAAGTCAGATCGGAAGGACTGGTGGAGCGCTTAGAAGTGAGAATGCCGGTATGAGTAGCGAAAGACGGGTGAGAATCCCGTCCACCGTATGACTAAGGTTTCCTGAGGAAGGCTCGTCCGCTCAGGGTTAGTCGGGACCTAAGCCGAGGCCGATAGGCGTAGGCGATGGACAACAGGTTGATATTCCTGTACCACCTCCTCACCGTTTGAGAAATGGGGGGACGCAGTAGGATAGGGTAAGCGCGCTGTTGGATATGCGCGTCCAAGCAGTAAGGCGTGTGTGTAGGCAAATCCGCACACTGTAACGTTGAGCTGTGATGGCGAGTCCGTATGGACGAAGTTCCTGATTTCACACTGCCAAGAAAAGCCTCTATCGAGGTGAGAGGTGCCCGTACCGCAAACCGACACAGGTAGTCGAGGAGAGAATCCTAAGGTGTGCGAGAGAACTCTCGTTAAGGAACTCGGCAAAATGACCCCGTAACTTCGGGAGAAGGGGTGCTCTTGAGCGTGCAAGCGCATGAGAGCCGCAGTGAATAGGCCCAGGCGACTGTTTAGCAAAAACACAGGTCTCTGCAAAACCGTAAGGTGACGTATAGGGGCTGACGCCTGCCCGGTGCTGGAAGGTTAAGAGGAGTGGTTAGCGCAAGCGAAGCTGCGAATTGAAGCCCCAGTAAACGGCGGCCGTAACTATAACGGTCCTAAGGTAGCGAAATTCCTTGTCGGGTAAGTTCCGACCCGCACGAAAGGCGTAACGATCTGGGCACTGTCTCAACGAGAGACTCGGTGAAATTATAGTACCTGTGAAGATGCAGGTTACCCGCGACAGGACGGAAAGACCCCGTGGAGCTTTACTGTAGCCTGATATTGAATTTTGGTACAACTTGTACAGGATAGGTAGGAGCCAGAGATCTCGGAGCGCCAGCTTCGAAGGAGGCGTCGGTGGGATACTACCCTGGTTGTATTGAAATTCTAACCCATGCCCCTTAGCGGGGCAGGAGACAGTGTCAGGCGGACAGTTTGACTGGGGCGGTCGCCTCCTAAAAGGTAACGGAGGCGCCCAAAGGTTCCCTCAGAATGGTTGGAAATCATTCGTAGAGTGTAAAGGCACAAGGGAGCTTGACTGCGAGACCTACAAGTCGAGCAGGGTCGAAAGACGGGCTTAGTGATCCGGTGGTTCCGCATGGAAGGGCCATCGCTCAACGGATAAAAGCTACCCCGGGGATAACAGGCTTATCTCCCCCAAGAGTCCACATCGACGGGGAGGTTTGGCACCTCGATGTCGGCTCATCGCATCCTGGGGCTGTAGTCGGTCCCAAGGGTTGGGCTGTTCGCCCATTAAAGCGGTACGCGAGCTGGGTTCAGAACGTCGTGAGACAGTTCGGTCCCTATCCGTCGTGGGCGTAGGAAATTTGAGAGGAGCTGTCCTTAGTACGAGAGGACCGGGATGGACACACCGCTGGTGTACCAGTTGTCTTGCCAAAGGCATCGCTGGGTAGCTATGTGTGGACGGGATAAGTGCTGAAAGCATCTAAGCATGAAGCCCCCCTCAAGATGAGATTTCCCATTACGCAAGTAAGTAAGATCCCTCAAAGACGATGAGGTAGATAGGTTCGAGGTGGAAGTGTGGTGACACATGGAGCTGACGAATACTAATCGATCGAGGACTTAACCAAAACGTTTGAACCATTCAATGTACCGTTTATCCAGTTTTGAAAGAACAAGAAAGTTTTGAAAAAAGCTTGCATTTATACTAAAATATGTTATAATAAATCTTGTCTTTTGAAAAGTCTAGTGATGATGGCAAAGAGGCCACACCCGTTCCCATACCGAACACGGAAGTTAAGCTCTTTAGCGCCGATGGTAGTTGGGGGCTTCCCCCTGTGAGAGTAGGACGTCGCTAGGCATATTACCCAGGAGGATTAGCTCAGCTGGGAGAGCATCTGCCTTACAAGCAGAGGGTCGGCGGTTCGAGCCCGTCATCCTCCACCATATGCCGGTTTAGCTCAGCAGGTAGAGCAACTGACTTGTAATCAGTAGGTCGTGGGTTCGATTCCTATAGCCGGCACCATTTTTTCGAGCCATTAGCTCAGTTGGTAGAGCATCTGACTTTTAATCAGAGGGTCGAAGGTTCGAGTCCTTCATGGCTCACCATTTTTAAAATAATAATAAGCGGGTGTGGCGGAATTGGCAGACGCACTAGACTTAGGATCTAGCGCCGCAAGGCGTGGGGGTTCGACTCCCTTCACCCGCACCATTATTTTCATTGCCAGATAAAAAAACTTATGCACATGCGGAAGTAGTTCAGTGGTAGAACACCACCTTGCCAAGGTGGGGGTCGCGAGTTCGAACCTCGTCTTCCGCTCCAAATGTGCCGGGGTGGCGGAACTGGCAGACGCACAGGACTTAAAATCCTGCGGTAGGTGACTACCGTACCGGTTCGATTCCGGTCCTCGGCACCATTTTAAATGCGCCCGTAGCTCAATTGGATAGAGCGTCTGACTACGGATCAGAAGGTTATGGGTTCGACTCCTGTCGGGCGCGCCAAAAGAACAACGGGAAGTAGCTCAGCTTGGTAGAGCACTTGGTTTGGGACCAAGGGGTCGCAGGTTCGAATCCTGTCTTCCCGACCATTTCCTATAAATTATGGGGCCTTAGCTCAGCTGGGAGAGCGCCTGCCTTGCACGCAGGAGGTCAGCGGTTCGATCCCGCTAGGCTCCACCAAGTCAACTTATGAACCTTGAAAACTGAACAAGCAAAACGTAATCAATAAAGTTTTAAGTAGCTAGCTTCTGCTAGTGAACGAAACAAAAATTTTGGACATCAAAATTGATGCCAGCAAAACAATTTGAGCTAATCAAATTTCTTTTATGGAGAGTTTGATCCTGGCTCAGGACGAACGCTGGCGGCGTGCCTAATACATGCAAGTCGAGCGAACAGAGAAGGAGCTTGCTCCTTCGACGTTAGCGGCGGACGGGTGAGTAACACGTGGGCAACCTACCCTATAGTTTGGGATAACTCCGGGAAACCGGGGCTAATACCGAATAATTTATTTCACCTCATGGTGAAACACTGAAAGACGGTTTCGGCTGTCGCTATAGGATGGGCCCGCGGCGCATTAGCTAGTTGGTGAGGTAACGGCTCACCAAGGCGACGATGCGTAGCCGACCTGAGAGGGTGATCGGCCACACTGGGACTGAGACACGGCCCAGACTCCTACGGGAGGCAGCAGTAGGGAATCTTCCACAATGGGCGAAAGCCTGATGGAGCAACGCCGCGTGAGTGAAGAAGGATTTCGGTTCGTAAAACTCTGTTGTAAGGGAAGAACAAGTACAGTAGTAACTGGCTGTACCTTGACGGTACCTTATTAGAAAGCCACGGCTAACTACGTGCCAGCAGCCGCGGTAATACGTAGGTGGCAAGCGTTGTCCGGAATTATTGGGCGTAAAGCGCGCGCAGGTGGTTTCTTAAGTCTGATGTGAAAGCCCACGGCTCAACCGT encodes:
- the lysS gene encoding lysine--tRNA ligase → MKQVSNIEELNDQLLVRRQKMTTILENGQDPFGSRFERTHLSTEVREQFADQTKEQLEENLQEVIIAGRIMTKRGKGKAGFAHIQDLSGQIQIYVRQDHVGEEAYELFKQADLGDIVGVRGNVFRTQVGELSIKAEEFTFLTKALRPMPEKFHGLQDVEQRYRQRYLDLMTNEDSKKTFITRSKIIRAIRNYLDNAGYLEVETPMLHTIAGGAAARPFITHHNALDMELYMRIAIELHLKRLIVGGLEKVYEIGRVFRNEGISTRHNPEFTMIELYEAYADYQDIMSLTENLIAHVAQEVLGTTTVQYGEDQINLAVGWKRVHMVDAVKEATGVDFWQPMTKEQAQALAKEHGVEVKDVHEVGHIINEFFEQKVEETLVQPTFVFGHPVEISPLAKKNPEDERFTDRFELFIVRREHANAFTELNDPIDQRQRFEAQLAEKEAGNDEAHEMDNDFIEALEYGMPPTGGLGIGIDRLIMLLTNSPSIRDVLLFPTMRHITK